From the Hymenobacter yonginensis genome, one window contains:
- a CDS encoding ATP-dependent DNA helicase, with the protein MLSVRTPSVRDYFPYEPTQDQAQLFQKLDVFLKDDLPGRKAFVLRGYAGTGKTTVVSALVQWLHKLGRKYVLMAPTGRAAKVMSGYAGVPASTIHKKIYRQTSGTPSQSLSFQRQPNRAQDTLFIVDEASMISDEKSFGETGLLDDLLNYVFEKPSNRLLLIGDTAQLPPVGQLLSPALDPDLLRHRFRATVDGVELRQVMRQAEQSGILMNATVLREELREEKPNIQFHTRGYPDLFQMGGDKLEDGLRWAYKNFGHENTTIICRSNKNANQYNQMIRRVLFEAEDEIESGDYLMVVRNNYFWLPKDSEMGFLANGDFVQVVKIIRLTEEFGFRFADARVRLVDYPDEPDMEIKLLLDTLHTESPALPADRSKELYEAVGKDYDHLTTKKDKSAALRKDPFLNALQVKFAYALTCHKAQGGQWQAVFVDHGFLKEDMVNSEFARWLYTAVTRASEKLFLLNFNPKLLGDKIEE; encoded by the coding sequence ATGCTCTCCGTAAGAACCCCTTCCGTCCGCGACTATTTTCCCTACGAACCCACGCAGGACCAGGCCCAGCTGTTTCAGAAGCTGGATGTGTTTCTGAAGGACGACCTGCCGGGGCGCAAGGCCTTCGTACTGCGTGGCTATGCTGGTACTGGCAAAACCACCGTGGTGAGTGCCTTGGTGCAGTGGCTGCACAAGCTGGGCCGCAAATACGTGCTGATGGCTCCCACCGGCCGCGCTGCCAAGGTGATGAGCGGCTACGCGGGCGTGCCGGCCAGCACCATCCACAAGAAAATCTACCGCCAGACCAGCGGCACGCCCAGCCAAAGCCTCTCGTTTCAGCGCCAGCCCAACCGCGCCCAGGACACACTGTTCATTGTGGATGAGGCCTCGATGATTTCCGACGAGAAATCGTTCGGCGAAACCGGCCTGCTCGACGACCTGCTCAACTACGTGTTCGAGAAGCCCTCCAACCGCCTGCTGCTCATCGGCGACACGGCCCAGCTGCCGCCCGTGGGCCAGCTGCTCAGCCCCGCCCTCGACCCCGACCTGCTGCGCCACCGTTTCCGCGCCACTGTGGATGGGGTGGAGCTGCGCCAGGTGATGCGCCAGGCCGAGCAGTCGGGCATTCTGATGAACGCCACTGTGCTGCGCGAAGAGCTGCGCGAGGAAAAGCCCAACATCCAGTTCCACACCCGCGGCTACCCCGACCTGTTTCAGATGGGCGGCGACAAGCTGGAAGACGGCCTGCGCTGGGCTTACAAGAACTTCGGGCACGAAAACACCACCATCATCTGCCGCTCCAACAAGAATGCCAACCAGTACAACCAGATGATCCGGCGGGTGCTGTTTGAGGCCGAAGACGAAATTGAGAGCGGCGACTACCTGATGGTGGTGCGCAACAACTACTTCTGGCTGCCCAAAGACTCGGAAATGGGCTTCCTGGCCAACGGCGACTTCGTGCAGGTGGTGAAAATCATCCGCCTCACCGAGGAATTCGGCTTCCGCTTCGCCGATGCCCGCGTGCGGCTCGTGGACTACCCCGACGAGCCGGATATGGAAATCAAGCTGCTCCTGGACACGCTGCACACCGAAAGCCCTGCTCTGCCCGCCGACCGCAGCAAGGAGCTCTACGAGGCAGTAGGCAAGGATTACGACCACCTCACCACCAAAAAAGACAAGAGCGCCGCGCTGCGCAAAGACCCGTTTCTGAACGCGCTGCAGGTGAAGTTTGCCTACGCCCTCACTTGCCACAAGGCGCAGGGCGGCCAGTGGCAGGCCGTGTTCGTTGATCACGGCTTTTTGAAAGAGGACATGGTGAACTCCGAGTTTGCGCGCTGGCTCTACACGGCCGTTACGCGGGCCTCGGAAAAATTATTCCTGCTCAATTTTAATCCTAAATTGCTGGGAGATAAGATAGAAGAGTAG
- a CDS encoding DUF1573 domain-containing protein — protein sequence MKKALVLALSLACAGFAAQAQSASVKPANAQTKVAGPQIQFDEMKYDFGSAKQGEVVKHVFKFKNVGTQPLVISNIGVSCGCTTPEWTKEPVMPGKTGTITANFNTAGKMGIQNKVLTIESNSANGNAMVSVVGEVKEATAMASDKVESAELSEKAKMKSEDNKLKVKAKKS from the coding sequence ATGAAAAAAGCACTTGTACTGGCGCTGTCGCTGGCTTGCGCTGGCTTTGCCGCCCAGGCCCAATCGGCTTCCGTGAAGCCTGCCAACGCGCAGACCAAAGTGGCCGGCCCGCAAATTCAGTTCGACGAAATGAAGTACGACTTCGGCAGCGCCAAGCAAGGTGAGGTGGTGAAGCACGTCTTCAAGTTTAAAAACGTAGGCACCCAGCCGCTGGTGATTTCCAACATCGGCGTGAGCTGCGGCTGCACCACCCCGGAGTGGACTAAGGAGCCCGTGATGCCCGGCAAAACCGGTACCATCACCGCCAACTTCAACACGGCCGGCAAAATGGGCATCCAGAACAAGGTGCTGACCATCGAGTCGAACTCGGCCAACGGCAACGCTATGGTGTCGGTGGTAGGCGAGGTGAAAGAAGCTACGGCCATGGCCAGCGACAAAGTGGAGTCGGCGGAGCTGAGCGAGAAAGCCAAGATGAAATCCGAAGACAACAAGCTGAAAGTGAAAGCCAAGAAGTCGTAA
- a CDS encoding DUF4136 domain-containing protein, with the protein MKKLLLFLLLLAVAPLAAQAQTREIYTNNNFKTLAQSHKTLAILPFMVKLQLRPQEVAKNGGPEGVARLEQREGLDVQQALHSYFLKQKASNDLTVDMQDPTRTNALLAQSGLTPEQLATQTPEQLALLLGVDGIISGTFASTQPMSNGAAIALSLAVGMSGPTNTGKLLINIHDGKSGELLWKYDKSLSRGFGSDTNTIVTTIMRKASRQFPYSKEFKG; encoded by the coding sequence ATGAAAAAGCTGCTACTCTTCCTGCTCCTGTTGGCAGTAGCGCCGCTGGCCGCGCAGGCCCAGACCCGCGAGATTTACACCAACAATAATTTCAAAACCCTGGCCCAGAGCCACAAAACGCTGGCCATTCTGCCCTTCATGGTGAAGCTGCAGCTGCGGCCGCAGGAAGTGGCCAAAAATGGCGGCCCCGAGGGCGTGGCCCGGCTGGAGCAGCGCGAAGGCCTGGACGTGCAGCAGGCGCTGCATTCGTACTTCCTGAAGCAGAAGGCCTCCAACGACCTGACTGTGGACATGCAGGACCCCACCCGCACCAACGCCCTGCTGGCCCAGAGCGGCCTCACACCGGAGCAGCTGGCCACCCAGACGCCCGAACAACTGGCGCTGCTGCTGGGTGTGGATGGCATCATCTCCGGCACGTTTGCCAGCACCCAGCCCATGTCTAACGGTGCGGCCATTGCTCTGAGCCTGGCGGTAGGCATGAGCGGCCCCACCAACACCGGCAAGCTGCTCATCAACATCCACGACGGCAAATCGGGCGAGCTGCTGTGGAAATACGACAAGAGCCTCTCGCGCGGCTTCGGCAGCGACACCAACACCATCGTGACGACCATCATGCGCAAGGCCTCGCGCCAGTTTCCGTACTCCAAGGAGTTCAAAGGATAA
- a CDS encoding YggS family pyridoxal phosphate-dependent enzyme, which produces MIQENLNFFQQQLAGTNCRLVTVTKTHAVDKLQQAYDAGARLFGENKVQEMAAKQPELPADIEWHLIGHLQTNKVKYIAPFVHTIQSVDSLKLLLEMEKQAAKHNRVIRGLLQFHIAAEDTKTGLILPEAEEILQSEEFRALRHVRLTGVMAIATNTPDEAQLRQEFQLLRGYFEQLKARYFASDDEFREISMGMSSDYRLAIEEGSTLIRVGSAIFGARNYQ; this is translated from the coding sequence GTGATTCAGGAAAACCTCAATTTCTTTCAGCAGCAACTGGCCGGCACCAACTGCCGCCTCGTCACGGTCACGAAAACCCACGCCGTGGACAAGCTGCAGCAGGCCTACGACGCCGGCGCCCGCCTGTTTGGCGAAAATAAGGTGCAGGAAATGGCCGCCAAGCAGCCCGAGCTGCCCGCCGACATTGAGTGGCACCTCATCGGGCACCTGCAAACCAACAAGGTGAAATACATTGCCCCGTTCGTGCACACCATTCAGAGCGTGGATAGCCTGAAGCTGTTGCTAGAAATGGAAAAGCAGGCCGCCAAGCACAACCGCGTCATTCGGGGGCTGCTGCAGTTTCATATTGCCGCCGAAGACACCAAAACCGGCCTCATCCTGCCCGAGGCCGAGGAAATCCTGCAGTCGGAGGAGTTCCGGGCGCTGCGGCACGTGCGCCTCACCGGCGTGATGGCCATTGCCACCAACACCCCCGATGAAGCCCAATTGCGCCAGGAATTCCAGTTGCTGCGCGGCTACTTCGAGCAGCTCAAAGCCCGCTACTTCGCCTCCGACGACGAGTTTCGCGAGATTTCCATGGGCATGAGCTCCGACTACCGCCTGGCCATCGAAGAAGGCAGCACGCTCATTCGGGTGGGCAGCGCTATTTTTGGCGCCCGGAACTATCAGTAG
- a CDS encoding PaaI family thioesterase gives MNPTTPTPAAADDSLETRIRRKLTRQHFMHLIGADLTRIEPGRIEAEVTLQQQHQQHTGFAHGGLVATMADLVAGFAAVTLVPDGTGVVTVELKTSYLHPGIGQKLRAVGWVLKAGRRLHFCESEVWCDDKLIAKATATMAVVEPQG, from the coding sequence ATGAACCCGACCACGCCAACTCCCGCCGCCGCCGACGACTCGCTCGAAACCCGGATCCGCCGCAAGCTCACGCGCCAGCACTTCATGCACCTTATCGGCGCCGACCTCACCCGCATTGAGCCGGGCCGTATCGAGGCCGAAGTGACGTTGCAGCAGCAGCACCAGCAGCACACCGGCTTCGCCCACGGTGGCCTTGTGGCCACCATGGCCGACCTGGTGGCCGGTTTTGCGGCCGTTACGCTCGTGCCCGACGGCACCGGCGTGGTGACGGTGGAGCTGAAAACCAGCTACCTGCACCCCGGCATCGGGCAGAAGCTACGCGCAGTGGGCTGGGTGCTGAAAGCCGGCCGCCGTTTGCACTTCTGCGAGTCGGAGGTATGGTGCGACGACAAGCTGATTGCCAAGGCCACGGCCACGATGGCCGTGGTGGAGCCGCAGGGGTAG
- a CDS encoding DUF423 domain-containing protein produces the protein MTAKLILQIAALLGGLGVAIGAFGAHGLRAMLEASGRFDTFETAVRYQFYHTLALLAVGVLLHARPELRLLGTAAWLWTGGVIVFSGSLYLLCFTGITKLGAVAPIGGLLLIAGWIALLLAARQA, from the coding sequence ATGACTGCCAAACTCATTCTGCAAATCGCGGCCCTGCTAGGCGGGCTGGGCGTTGCCATCGGCGCGTTCGGGGCGCACGGCCTGCGGGCCATGCTGGAGGCGTCCGGCCGCTTCGACACGTTTGAAACCGCCGTGCGCTACCAGTTCTACCACACGCTGGCCCTGCTGGCCGTGGGTGTGCTGCTACACGCTCGCCCCGAACTGCGGCTGCTGGGCACCGCCGCCTGGCTCTGGACTGGCGGCGTCATCGTGTTCAGCGGCTCGCTGTATCTGCTGTGCTTCACGGGCATCACCAAGCTGGGCGCCGTGGCTCCTATTGGCGGCCTGCTGCTGATTGCGGGCTGGATTGCGCTGCTGCTGGCCGCCCGGCAGGCCTAG
- a CDS encoding DUF58 domain-containing protein produces the protein MNTPTPTPFQLLVRKLRQVEIRMLKAVDAQLQGNFRSVFKGTGLEFDDVRLYQYGDEVRAIDWAVSSKGHGTFIKTYKEEREQQVLLLFDVSASQKVGAAGLRKLDVGREICGILALAAARQDAQLGILAFSDQKELYLAPGKGVRHAYSLIKKLFALEPQSGQTDVGSGIKQALGLLKRRSIILLISDFIDSGYERELTMLARKHDLVVVQLLDQREQEFPPLGIVPLYDQESGRTLWTNTSSAAFRARYRATYEQNRDQISQICRRHRTEYLSIATNADYLPQLIRLFRRRNLRSGRA, from the coding sequence ATGAACACGCCCACGCCCACGCCGTTTCAGTTGCTCGTACGCAAATTGCGGCAGGTGGAAATCCGGATGCTGAAGGCTGTGGATGCTCAGTTGCAGGGCAATTTCCGGTCCGTTTTCAAGGGCACCGGGCTCGAATTCGACGACGTGCGCCTTTACCAGTACGGCGACGAGGTGCGCGCCATCGACTGGGCCGTATCGAGCAAAGGCCACGGCACGTTCATCAAAACCTACAAGGAAGAGCGTGAGCAGCAGGTACTGCTGCTCTTCGACGTGAGTGCCTCGCAGAAGGTGGGCGCCGCTGGCTTGCGCAAGCTCGATGTGGGCCGCGAAATCTGCGGGATTCTGGCCCTGGCCGCCGCCCGGCAGGATGCGCAGTTGGGCATCCTGGCTTTCTCCGACCAGAAAGAGCTGTACCTGGCGCCCGGCAAGGGCGTGCGCCACGCGTATTCTTTGATCAAAAAATTGTTTGCGCTGGAGCCGCAGTCGGGGCAGACGGATGTGGGCAGTGGCATCAAGCAGGCGCTGGGGCTGCTCAAGCGCCGCAGCATTATCCTGCTGATTTCGGACTTCATCGACAGCGGCTACGAGCGGGAGCTGACCATGCTGGCCCGCAAACACGACCTGGTGGTGGTGCAGCTGCTCGACCAGCGCGAGCAGGAATTTCCGCCGCTGGGCATTGTGCCGCTCTACGACCAGGAGTCGGGCCGCACGCTCTGGACCAACACGTCCTCGGCCGCCTTCCGGGCCCGCTACCGCGCCACCTACGAGCAGAACCGCGACCAGATCAGCCAGATCTGCCGCCGCCACCGCACCGAATACCTGTCCATTGCCACCAACGCCGACTATCTGCCCCAGCTGATCCGGCTGTTCCGGCGGCGCAATCTTCGTTCCGGCCGTGCGTAG
- a CDS encoding ATP-binding protein, producing the protein MKWIIATWLVLLGFPLRAQSGYWNADVDSLQQVLAGQRADTARVRTLVHMLHVTELTEPSHRRQAAGLVAELLRLNARTHQLLQEAPYRQLQAGLQHWLQQRPGPALAALQQAVELFDKGGQPVPLLLIDLAPVFNELHESEGRMRYFQRKLRQYKVAGGFPENEAACHLVLGGSYRHRGNFNQAISHYLRAADLFRHFNRRLYSNELMVAGSTYAEWGNTRKALQYMQMASNWNDQSRIGGLQRFYSEHAIAKLYLRQDDTAAAARYVAKATQTARHDQLNAAQYMAYALVLQSELLLARQQAAAAAPLLTRAQQIADSLQMQITGRPGEFALDATWARYYTMRQLYPQAATSWRQAYARATATRLQMLRPQYLRALIRFEAAHGTPAAARQYSLAYLALQDTLHAAQGGDLLAQYEAERVEQAQNEEITNLRHDKEVQELRLHQRSQLLAVAVAALVLISALGVVLYRQLRLNRQTLAQLRQAQSQLVAAEKWAFVGELSAGIAHELQNPLSFMKRFAEVSTSLVDNMGQQAEAPGLEQEILSGLKQNLQEISQHGLRASGIIRDMLEHARSGNGQRLPTDLNALVLEYLELARQSQAPGGQTSNVQVETALAPNLPLVPAMPPDLGRVLLNLFTNAFYAVQQRQQAGETGYRPLVHISSAQHHGSVQVRVRDNGPGIPEEIRGEVFKPFFTTKPLGEGTGLGLSLSYDIVQSHGGTLRVEPAAGQGTEFIVTLPVG; encoded by the coding sequence ATGAAATGGATTATTGCCACCTGGCTGGTGCTGCTCGGGTTTCCGTTGCGGGCGCAGTCGGGGTACTGGAATGCTGATGTTGACTCGTTGCAGCAGGTGCTGGCCGGGCAGCGCGCCGATACGGCCCGCGTCCGGACGCTGGTGCACATGCTGCACGTGACGGAGCTGACCGAGCCCAGCCACCGCCGGCAGGCCGCCGGACTGGTGGCGGAGCTGCTGCGCCTGAATGCCCGCACCCACCAGCTGCTCCAGGAAGCGCCGTACCGGCAGCTGCAGGCGGGTCTGCAGCACTGGCTGCAGCAGCGGCCCGGCCCGGCGCTGGCTGCCCTGCAGCAGGCCGTTGAGCTGTTCGACAAAGGCGGCCAGCCGGTACCGTTGCTGTTGATTGACTTGGCGCCCGTCTTCAACGAACTGCACGAATCAGAAGGCCGCATGCGCTACTTTCAGCGCAAGCTACGGCAGTACAAAGTGGCTGGCGGCTTCCCGGAAAATGAGGCCGCGTGCCATCTGGTGCTGGGCGGCTCTTACCGGCACCGCGGCAACTTCAACCAAGCTATCAGCCACTACCTGCGTGCGGCCGACCTGTTCCGGCACTTCAACCGCCGCCTCTACAGCAACGAGCTGATGGTGGCCGGTAGCACCTACGCCGAGTGGGGCAACACACGCAAAGCTCTGCAGTACATGCAAATGGCGTCGAACTGGAACGACCAGTCCCGTATTGGTGGCCTGCAGCGGTTTTACTCGGAGCATGCCATTGCCAAGCTGTACCTGCGGCAAGACGACACCGCGGCGGCGGCCCGCTACGTGGCTAAAGCCACTCAAACGGCCCGCCACGACCAACTGAACGCCGCCCAGTATATGGCCTACGCGCTGGTGCTGCAAAGTGAGCTGCTGCTGGCCCGGCAGCAGGCGGCTGCGGCGGCCCCCTTGCTCACCCGCGCCCAGCAGATTGCCGACTCGCTCCAGATGCAGATTACCGGCCGGCCCGGGGAGTTTGCGCTGGATGCCACCTGGGCCCGTTACTACACCATGCGCCAGCTTTACCCGCAGGCGGCCACCTCCTGGCGGCAAGCCTACGCGCGGGCCACTGCCACCCGCCTGCAGATGCTGCGCCCCCAGTATCTGCGGGCGCTGATCCGCTTTGAGGCGGCGCACGGCACGCCCGCCGCCGCGCGGCAGTACAGCCTGGCCTACCTGGCCCTGCAGGATACGCTCCACGCTGCCCAAGGCGGCGACCTACTGGCCCAGTACGAGGCCGAACGGGTGGAGCAGGCTCAGAACGAGGAAATTACCAACCTGCGCCACGACAAGGAGGTGCAGGAGCTTCGGCTGCACCAGCGCAGCCAGCTGCTCGCCGTGGCCGTGGCCGCTTTGGTGCTGATTTCGGCGCTGGGGGTGGTTCTGTACCGGCAGCTGCGCCTCAACCGGCAAACCCTGGCCCAACTGCGCCAGGCCCAAAGCCAGTTGGTAGCTGCCGAGAAGTGGGCGTTTGTGGGGGAGCTGTCGGCGGGAATTGCGCACGAGCTACAGAACCCGCTCAGCTTCATGAAACGATTTGCGGAGGTGAGCACCTCTTTGGTCGACAACATGGGCCAGCAGGCCGAGGCGCCCGGCCTAGAGCAGGAGATTCTGAGTGGGCTCAAGCAGAATCTGCAGGAAATCAGCCAGCACGGGCTGCGGGCCTCGGGCATTATCCGCGACATGTTGGAGCACGCCCGCAGCGGCAACGGCCAGCGCCTGCCCACCGACCTCAACGCCCTGGTACTGGAGTATCTGGAGCTGGCCCGCCAAAGCCAGGCGCCTGGGGGCCAGACCTCGAATGTACAGGTCGAAACCGCGCTGGCCCCCAATCTGCCCCTTGTGCCCGCCATGCCTCCCGATCTGGGCCGCGTGCTGCTGAACCTGTTCACCAATGCCTTCTACGCGGTGCAACAGCGTCAGCAGGCCGGCGAAACCGGCTACCGGCCGCTGGTGCACATCAGCAGCGCGCAACACCATGGTTCAGTGCAGGTGCGTGTGCGCGACAATGGCCCCGGCATCCCGGAGGAAATCCGCGGTGAGGTGTTCAAGCCCTTCTTCACCACCAAGCCCCTGGGCGAAGGCACCGGCCTGGGCCTCTCTCTGTCCTACGACATCGTGCAGAGCCACGGCGGTACGCTGCGGGTGGAGCCGGCGGCCGGGCAGGGCACCGAGTTTATCGTGACGCTGCCCGTGGGCTGA
- a CDS encoding DUF922 domain-containing protein, translating to MALPSLLLPLLLLFQPAAVPPQTTPAPAAKPAKEILGWSASRPLTWADFKARPMGTDRLKALTSANIDVQVACKDFVFSSTVTAVFLPQESWVQDAGKASANLLRHEQLHFDITELHARLLRQKLSTVKLDCQHLNPAFNTLTKNYFTAWQREEARYDAESNHGLNQEKQLFWETQVKQRLALLESFASR from the coding sequence ATGGCGCTGCCCTCCCTCCTGCTCCCATTGCTGCTGCTGTTTCAGCCTGCTGCGGTCCCACCCCAAACCACGCCTGCTCCCGCCGCCAAACCCGCCAAGGAAATCCTAGGCTGGTCGGCCAGCCGGCCCCTCACCTGGGCCGACTTCAAGGCCCGCCCCATGGGCACCGACCGCCTGAAGGCCCTCACCTCGGCCAATATTGATGTGCAGGTGGCCTGCAAGGATTTTGTGTTCAGCTCCACCGTCACGGCTGTATTTCTGCCGCAGGAGTCGTGGGTGCAGGATGCTGGCAAGGCCTCGGCCAACCTGCTGCGCCACGAGCAGCTGCACTTCGACATCACCGAGCTGCACGCCCGCCTGCTACGCCAGAAGCTCAGCACTGTAAAGCTAGACTGCCAGCACCTCAACCCGGCGTTCAACACCCTCACCAAAAACTATTTCACGGCCTGGCAACGCGAAGAAGCCCGCTACGACGCCGAATCCAACCACGGCCTCAACCAGGAAAAGCAGCTATTCTGGGAAACCCAGGTCAAACAGCGCCTGGCCTTGCTGGAGTCGTTTGCGTCGCGGTAG
- a CDS encoding DUF4126 domain-containing protein — MQPQEYLLSGALGLALAACSGFRVFVPLLAASLAYRTGVLAPSAGFAWLGSWAALGVLGTATVAEILGYYFPVVDNVLDTITTPASFIAGTVLMTATLPDLDPVLRWGLGVLVGGGTAGMVQTGTALLRAGSTAATAGLGNPVLATVENTLAILGSALALLLPVVAAALMLGVVLYIATRLRRWRQRRAARRPAANGLS; from the coding sequence ATGCAACCACAGGAGTATTTATTGAGCGGGGCCCTGGGGCTGGCCCTGGCGGCATGCAGCGGCTTTCGGGTGTTTGTGCCGCTGCTGGCGGCCAGCCTGGCTTACCGGACCGGCGTGCTGGCGCCGTCGGCGGGGTTTGCGTGGCTGGGCTCGTGGGCGGCGCTGGGCGTGCTGGGCACGGCCACGGTGGCCGAAATCCTGGGCTACTATTTTCCGGTGGTCGATAACGTGCTGGATACTATCACCACGCCCGCCTCGTTTATTGCCGGTACCGTGCTCATGACGGCCACCCTGCCCGACCTCGACCCGGTGCTGCGCTGGGGCCTGGGCGTGCTGGTGGGCGGCGGCACGGCCGGCATGGTCCAGACGGGCACGGCGCTACTGCGGGCCGGCTCCACGGCGGCCACGGCCGGCCTCGGTAACCCCGTGCTGGCCACCGTCGAAAACACGCTGGCCATCCTGGGCTCGGCGCTGGCGCTGCTGCTGCCCGTGGTGGCCGCCGCCCTCATGCTGGGCGTGGTGCTGTATATTGCCACCCGGCTGCGGCGCTGGCGGCAGCGGCGGGCCGCTCGTCGCCCGGCGGCCAACGGCTTGTCCTGA
- a CDS encoding VWA domain-containing protein: MQQLWQQLFGPIVDSLRYATLASYAWEKPRLLLLIAAIPLLFVGRWLLAYRRRSKLGVAFVKGEVRRDWSAVLRFLPDVVLALSLAFAVVALARPQRTDERVVQNGEGIDVLLVLDVSGSMELGDLKPNRLEAAKRVALEFVDGRQGDRLGLVVFAGDAYSLAPLTTDYELLRESLSGLRLGMIPNDGTAIGTALGVATNRLRTSRSRTRVCILLSDGENTAGSLDPLTAARLAHAYGLKIYTIGLGQDGTVPFGRDELGRPRYVETRLDETTMRQIAQAGEGQFFRATDNAALRQIFQRINQYEKSEIKQTRFRNTKDYYRLYLWWSVGFWLLWLGLKNTFLANSLED; encoded by the coding sequence GTGCAGCAACTCTGGCAACAGCTTTTTGGGCCGATAGTGGATAGCCTGCGCTATGCCACGCTGGCCAGCTATGCCTGGGAGAAGCCGCGGCTGTTGCTGCTGATTGCGGCTATTCCGCTGCTGTTTGTGGGGCGGTGGCTGCTGGCTTACCGCCGGCGCAGCAAGCTGGGCGTGGCCTTCGTGAAGGGTGAGGTGCGCCGCGACTGGAGCGCCGTGCTGCGCTTTCTGCCCGATGTGGTGCTGGCCCTGAGTCTGGCGTTTGCGGTGGTGGCCCTGGCCCGCCCCCAGCGCACCGACGAGCGGGTGGTGCAGAACGGCGAAGGCATCGACGTGCTGCTGGTGCTCGATGTATCGGGCTCGATGGAGCTCGGCGACCTGAAGCCCAACCGCCTGGAAGCCGCCAAGCGCGTGGCCCTGGAGTTTGTGGACGGCCGCCAGGGCGACCGGCTGGGGCTAGTGGTGTTCGCCGGCGACGCCTACTCGCTGGCGCCCCTCACCACCGACTATGAGCTGCTGCGCGAAAGCCTGAGCGGCCTGCGGCTGGGCATGATTCCCAACGACGGCACGGCCATCGGCACGGCGCTGGGCGTGGCCACCAACCGCCTGCGCACCTCCCGCAGCCGCACCCGCGTGTGCATCCTGCTCTCCGACGGCGAAAACACGGCTGGCAGCCTCGACCCGCTCACGGCCGCCCGGCTGGCCCACGCCTACGGCCTCAAAATCTACACCATCGGCCTCGGCCAGGACGGCACCGTGCCCTTCGGCCGCGACGAGCTGGGCCGCCCCCGCTACGTGGAAACCCGCCTCGACGAAACCACCATGCGCCAGATTGCGCAGGCCGGCGAGGGCCAGTTTTTCCGGGCCACCGACAACGCCGCGCTCCGCCAGATTTTCCAGCGCATCAACCAGTACGAGAAGTCGGAAATCAAGCAAACCCGCTTCCGCAACACCAAGGACTACTACCGCCTCTATCTGTGGTGGTCGGTGGGGTTCTGGCTGCTGTGGCTGGGCCTCAAAAACACGTTCCTGGCTAACTCGCTGGAAGATTAG
- a CDS encoding tRNA-binding protein, translated as MSTISWADFERVDLRVGTIVEAQEFPAARRPAYQLLIDLGPEIGLKRSSAQITFHYQPADLVGRQVLCVVNFPPKQIGKFMSEVLVTGAADEQGHIVLAALAGPVPNGSRLI; from the coding sequence ATGTCTACTATTTCCTGGGCTGATTTTGAACGGGTTGATCTGCGGGTCGGTACCATTGTGGAGGCGCAGGAATTCCCGGCGGCGCGGCGGCCGGCGTATCAACTGCTGATTGATCTGGGGCCGGAAATCGGCCTGAAACGCTCCAGCGCCCAGATAACCTTCCACTACCAGCCAGCCGACCTAGTGGGGCGGCAGGTGCTGTGCGTGGTCAATTTCCCGCCCAAGCAGATCGGCAAGTTTATGTCGGAAGTGCTGGTGACGGGGGCCGCCGATGAGCAGGGCCACATTGTGCTGGCGGCGCTGGCCGGCCCGGTCCCGAACGGCAGCCGCCTGATCTGA
- a CDS encoding DUF4296 domain-containing protein: MKLLNPRAFSLVVSVLLSGLVAGCQTPEEVLPPPQLLPREQLVSLLADLHTLEARVETAGLNPDSARALYLQQQKALFWRREVTDSLFHQSYRYYASHDKDLDEIYGLVIDTLALRQVKLGPAK, translated from the coding sequence GTGAAACTCCTGAATCCCCGTGCTTTTTCGTTGGTAGTCAGCGTACTGCTGAGCGGCCTGGTGGCCGGCTGCCAGACGCCCGAAGAGGTGCTGCCGCCGCCGCAGCTGCTGCCGCGTGAGCAGTTGGTGAGCCTGCTCGCCGACCTGCACACGCTGGAAGCCCGCGTGGAGACGGCCGGTTTGAACCCCGATTCAGCCCGCGCCCTGTACCTGCAGCAGCAGAAAGCGCTGTTCTGGCGCCGCGAAGTCACCGACTCGCTGTTTCATCAGAGCTACCGCTACTACGCCAGCCACGACAAAGATCTCGACGAAATCTACGGCCTCGTCATCGACACGCTGGCCCTGCGCCAAGTGAAATTAGGTCCCGCCAAGTAA